The following coding sequences are from one Paenibacillus stellifer window:
- a CDS encoding Lrp/AsnC family transcriptional regulator, translated as MDEIDHHILFHLQNQARLSMTDLGKLVGSSQAAVTERVKRMEEKGVIEKYRTVVSPQKVGKQCTAYMLFRTRECYAFLDFCRESPEVSECYRISGEHNYLLKVMTDSTLGLEEFENRCDPFGTYTTLIVMSSPIAYKDLIESANLLA; from the coding sequence GTGGATGAAATCGATCATCACATTCTGTTTCACCTGCAAAACCAGGCAAGATTATCCATGACCGACTTGGGGAAGCTGGTTGGCTCGTCTCAGGCGGCCGTAACGGAACGCGTGAAACGAATGGAAGAAAAAGGGGTTATTGAAAAATACCGCACTGTGGTTTCCCCGCAAAAAGTGGGCAAGCAGTGCACAGCTTATATGCTTTTTCGGACGCGGGAATGCTATGCTTTCCTTGATTTTTGCCGTGAATCGCCTGAAGTGTCTGAATGTTATCGGATCAGCGGAGAGCACAACTATTTATTGAAAGTGATGACCGATTCAACGCTGGGACTGGAAGAGTTCGAAAATCGGTGTGATCCGTTCGGGACCTATACAACCCTAATTGTGATGTCTTCCCCTATCGCATATAAAGACCTTATTGAAAGCGCGAATTTACTGGCATAA
- a CDS encoding glycoside hydrolase family 2 TIM barrel-domain containing protein translates to MRTKLAYTAPANGYPEWNNNPEIFQLGRLKAHSSMMPFPGVPEALARDASSSPFYRSLNGTWKFAFAETPEQRIQSFYEMNYDSSGWSDMPVPSHWQLQGYDYPHYTNVRYPWAESEPDLKPPYAPTRYNPVGSYIRTFTVPDDWKGRPVFISFQGVESAFYVWVNGELVGYGEDTFTPSEFDLTPYLRDGENKLAVEVYRWCDASWLEDQDFWRLSGIFRDVYLYSPPSVHISDFFVRTELDSEYRDAELQLDVELTNYWDESAHSVTVEAQLYGADGSAVLERPLAATASLAGEEDFKFKLSAEIRNPLKWSAEAPNLYTLVLTLKDREGGVLEAVSCRTGFRKFELKDGLMKINGKRIVFKGVNRHEFSADTGRALGKAEMIRDIELMKSFNVNAVRTSHYPNQSIWYELCDEYGLYVIDETNLETHGSWKYGQQELNEFNVPASRPEWLANVLDRCNSMFQRDKNHPSIIIWSLGNESFGGDSFIAMHDFLKEADPTRLVHYEGIYHYRPSEAASDIESTMYIKPREVEKYARSNPKKPYILCEYAHAMGNSLGGLHLYWELFDRYDILQGAFIWDWVDQAIRTTTPDGVEYLAYGGDFGESPHDGDFCGNGLIFADRTISPKLYEVKKCYQDVRFEAADLREGLITIRNQYLFTDLGVYELAWKVEHDGTTVQSGTLQIAAAPGETADVKIPYTTAFETDQEAVLTVSLVTKEDQAWAEAGHEVAWEQFILSPRVRRALSAFAEGTAETISSSDELLIDCGKAAVRFSKITGDLVSYQWENSELLAGPARPNFWRAMTDNDCGNKLPERSAFWRSAPSERRLTGFSQRMEGGTAVVQADYTWESHPSCTLSLTYRVAADGAIEIRQALNPGTGLAQLPEFGYLFPLKEQLDTVSWYGRGPHENYWDRQTGARLGSYSGAVRDQFVPYLKPQECGNKTDVRFAEMSQSASGAGLRFEADVPFELCALPWSPLELEAHDHAYKLPTSDKTVVRINYKQMGVGGDDSWGAPTHDEFTLPANRPYLFTFTISPRP, encoded by the coding sequence ATGCGCACCAAACTGGCTTACACGGCGCCGGCTAACGGCTACCCGGAATGGAACAACAATCCGGAGATTTTCCAATTGGGACGGCTTAAGGCTCATTCTTCCATGATGCCGTTCCCCGGCGTCCCGGAAGCGCTGGCCCGCGATGCGTCATCTTCGCCGTTCTACCGGTCCCTGAACGGAACCTGGAAGTTCGCCTTTGCGGAGACGCCGGAGCAGCGAATTCAATCCTTTTATGAAATGAATTACGACTCCAGCGGCTGGAGTGATATGCCCGTTCCCTCCCACTGGCAGCTTCAGGGGTATGATTACCCCCATTATACGAATGTCCGGTATCCCTGGGCGGAATCCGAGCCGGACTTAAAGCCCCCGTATGCTCCAACCCGCTACAATCCGGTCGGCTCCTACATCCGCACGTTCACCGTTCCCGATGACTGGAAGGGCCGTCCCGTGTTCATCAGCTTCCAGGGCGTGGAGTCCGCCTTCTACGTCTGGGTGAACGGGGAGCTTGTCGGCTATGGCGAGGATACCTTCACCCCTTCGGAATTCGACCTCACGCCTTATCTGCGAGACGGCGAGAACAAGCTTGCGGTCGAAGTATACCGCTGGTGCGACGCCAGTTGGCTGGAGGATCAGGATTTCTGGCGGCTCAGCGGCATTTTCCGCGACGTGTACCTGTATTCACCCCCTTCCGTTCATATTTCGGACTTCTTCGTCCGCACTGAACTGGACAGCGAATACCGGGATGCGGAGCTGCAGCTTGATGTTGAGCTGACGAACTATTGGGATGAGTCTGCACATTCCGTTACAGTGGAAGCCCAGCTGTACGGCGCCGATGGCAGTGCCGTACTGGAGCGTCCGCTTGCCGCGACGGCTTCCCTCGCAGGTGAAGAAGACTTCAAATTCAAGCTTTCGGCCGAGATCAGGAATCCGCTGAAATGGAGCGCTGAAGCGCCGAATCTGTATACGCTGGTGCTGACGCTGAAGGACCGCGAAGGCGGCGTCCTGGAAGCTGTCAGCTGCCGGACCGGATTCCGCAAGTTTGAGCTGAAGGACGGCCTGATGAAGATCAACGGCAAGCGGATTGTCTTCAAAGGCGTCAACCGCCATGAATTCTCGGCGGATACCGGCCGTGCTCTCGGCAAGGCGGAGATGATCCGGGATATCGAGCTTATGAAGTCCTTTAATGTGAATGCGGTCCGGACCTCGCATTATCCAAATCAGTCCATCTGGTATGAGCTCTGCGACGAATACGGGCTCTATGTCATTGACGAGACCAACCTGGAGACGCACGGCTCCTGGAAATACGGACAGCAGGAGCTGAATGAATTCAACGTGCCGGCAAGCCGGCCCGAATGGCTCGCCAATGTACTGGATCGCTGCAACTCGATGTTCCAGCGGGACAAGAACCATCCGTCCATTATCATCTGGTCGCTCGGCAACGAGTCGTTCGGGGGCGACAGCTTCATCGCCATGCATGACTTCCTGAAGGAAGCCGATCCGACAAGACTCGTCCACTATGAGGGCATCTATCATTACAGACCGTCCGAAGCGGCGAGCGATATCGAATCGACGATGTATATCAAGCCCCGCGAGGTTGAGAAATACGCGCGCAGCAATCCGAAGAAGCCTTACATTCTGTGCGAATACGCCCATGCCATGGGGAACTCCCTGGGCGGACTCCATCTGTATTGGGAGCTGTTCGACCGCTACGATATTTTGCAGGGCGCGTTCATCTGGGACTGGGTCGATCAGGCGATCCGGACGACAACTCCGGACGGGGTGGAGTATCTCGCTTACGGCGGAGACTTCGGCGAATCGCCGCATGACGGGGATTTCTGCGGCAATGGCCTGATTTTTGCCGACCGGACGATCTCGCCGAAGCTGTACGAAGTGAAGAAATGCTATCAGGATGTGCGTTTCGAGGCGGCCGATCTGCGTGAAGGGCTCATCACCATCCGCAATCAGTATCTGTTCACCGATCTTGGCGTCTATGAGTTAGCCTGGAAGGTCGAGCATGACGGAACAACCGTTCAAAGCGGTACGCTGCAGATTGCAGCAGCTCCCGGCGAAACGGCAGACGTGAAGATCCCATACACTACTGCGTTCGAGACGGATCAAGAAGCCGTATTGACGGTGTCCCTCGTGACAAAAGAGGATCAGGCATGGGCCGAAGCCGGGCATGAGGTTGCCTGGGAACAGTTTATTCTGTCTCCCCGTGTCCGCCGCGCGCTTTCCGCCTTTGCGGAAGGAACGGCCGAGACGATAAGCTCCAGCGATGAGCTCCTTATTGACTGCGGCAAGGCGGCCGTTCGCTTCAGCAAGATCACCGGCGATCTGGTCTCCTATCAATGGGAGAACAGCGAGCTGCTTGCAGGTCCGGCAAGACCGAACTTCTGGAGAGCGATGACCGACAACGACTGCGGCAACAAGCTGCCGGAGCGCTCCGCCTTCTGGCGGTCCGCCCCGTCGGAGCGGCGGCTCACCGGCTTCAGCCAGCGCATGGAGGGCGGAACCGCCGTGGTTCAGGCGGATTACACATGGGAGAGCCATCCTTCCTGCACGCTGTCGCTGACCTACCGCGTCGCTGCGGATGGAGCCATCGAAATCCGGCAGGCGCTGAACCCCGGAACCGGCCTTGCCCAGCTTCCGGAATTCGGTTACCTCTTCCCGCTTAAAGAGCAGCTGGACACGGTATCCTGGTACGGCAGAGGCCCGCATGAGAATTACTGGGACCGCCAGACCGGGGCGCGTCTCGGCTCCTACAGCGGCGCTGTCCGGGACCAGTTCGTCCCGTATCTGAAGCCGCAGGAATGCGGCAACAAGACGGACGTGCGCTTCGCCGAAATGTCGCAGAGCGCCAGCGGAGCCGGCCTGCGGTTCGAGGCGGATGTACCGTTCGAGCTGTGCGCCCTGCCGTGGTCGCCGCTGGAACTGGAAGCCCATGACCATGCCTACAAGCTGCCGACAAGCGACAAGACGGTTGTCAGAATCAATTACAAACAGATGGGCGTCGGCGGAGACGACAGCTGGGGAGCGCCGACCCATGATGAATTCACCTTGCCAGCGAACCGGCCTTATCTGTTCACCTTCACGATCTCGCCGCGTCCTTAA
- a CDS encoding carbohydrate ABC transporter permease yields the protein MNTEKGRWSRLRGGLLFTGPTLFCFLTVMIVPFFYGLYLTFTNWDGISTTQSLVGFDNYLGVFKDAVFWKSFGLTLKYVLFTVILVNAVAFLLAFGLTRGMKGQNIFRAGFFVPNLVGGIVLGLIWQFIFSQVLVYIGTKTGIPFLEASWLSEPGKAFWSLVLVTVWQYAGYMMVIYIAGLMSVPNDILEAASIDGANGWTKLGRITLPLMVPSFVVCIFLTLQRGFMVYDVNLSLTKGGPFKSTEMVSMHVYGKAFLSRDYGLGQAEALVLFLLVTVITLLQVYFSKKLEVEA from the coding sequence ATGAATACAGAAAAGGGAAGGTGGAGCCGGCTTCGCGGCGGCCTGCTGTTTACCGGCCCCACCTTGTTTTGTTTCCTGACCGTCATGATCGTGCCTTTCTTCTACGGTTTATACCTGACGTTTACGAACTGGGACGGCATTTCGACTACGCAGTCGCTTGTGGGCTTTGACAATTATCTGGGTGTATTCAAGGACGCCGTCTTCTGGAAGTCCTTCGGTCTGACTTTGAAATATGTGTTGTTTACCGTGATCTTGGTGAATGCGGTGGCGTTTCTGCTGGCATTTGGATTAACCCGGGGAATGAAGGGACAGAACATTTTCCGCGCCGGCTTCTTTGTACCCAATCTGGTCGGCGGCATCGTTCTCGGTCTGATCTGGCAGTTTATTTTTTCCCAGGTGCTCGTGTATATCGGGACGAAGACCGGCATTCCATTCCTGGAAGCCTCCTGGCTCTCGGAGCCCGGCAAGGCGTTCTGGTCGCTGGTTCTTGTTACCGTATGGCAGTATGCCGGCTATATGATGGTTATCTACATCGCAGGACTTATGAGCGTGCCGAACGATATTCTCGAGGCGGCCAGCATCGACGGGGCAAACGGCTGGACCAAGCTGGGCCGAATCACTCTTCCGCTGATGGTTCCTTCTTTTGTCGTCTGCATTTTCCTTACGCTCCAGCGCGGCTTTATGGTGTATGACGTCAACCTGTCGCTGACCAAAGGAGGGCCGTTCAAGAGCACCGAAATGGTATCCATGCATGTATACGGCAAAGCTTTCTTATCCCGCGATTACGGTCTGGGCCAGGCCGAGGCGCTGGTGCTGTTCCTGCTCGTCACGGTCATTACGCTTCTCCAGGTGTATTTCAGCAAAAAGTTGGAGGTGGAGGCCTAA
- a CDS encoding DUF488 domain-containing protein has product MNIELKRVYEQPLPEDGLRILIDRLWPRGVSKQGAAVGIWMKNLAPSPELRKWFCHQPELFEEFQLLYIKELETDPVKLELAEQIHKAAEAGKVTLVYAAKDPQYNHANVLSKWLSSFWDEN; this is encoded by the coding sequence ATGAATATTGAACTGAAAAGAGTCTATGAGCAGCCTCTTCCGGAAGACGGCCTTCGAATCTTGATCGACCGGCTGTGGCCGAGGGGAGTTTCCAAGCAAGGAGCGGCTGTTGGCATCTGGATGAAGAATTTGGCGCCAAGTCCCGAGCTGCGCAAGTGGTTTTGTCACCAGCCGGAGCTATTTGAAGAGTTTCAATTACTGTATATAAAGGAACTTGAAACAGACCCGGTGAAGCTGGAACTGGCCGAACAAATCCATAAGGCGGCGGAAGCCGGTAAAGTTACGCTGGTCTATGCCGCCAAGGACCCACAGTACAATCATGCAAACGTACTAAGCAAATGGCTGTCATCGTTTTGGGATGAAAATTAA
- a CDS encoding carbohydrate kinase family protein codes for MFEFEDRVEFPERNLDILTVGEMLIDMISEEYGDSFESRTYGKFFGGSPSNIAMNVKRLGARPLVASAVGADGLGHFLIEHLKEAGIDTRCVQQVEESTSMVVITKSRATPIPIFYRGADYQLAYTTELKEALERTKIVHFSCWPLSRKPVRQTMEEVIRDAGRNGVLICFDPNYHPMLWEKGEDGALYVKSILRHVDIVKPSEDDAQRLFGPDTPENQLRKFLDLGVKLVILTLGKDGALVSNGKETVKFDTLAKDVADTTGAGDAFWSGFYAALVKGYPIRRALKFGMAVSAYKLQYMGAVVDLPRLEEFEQRYQI; via the coding sequence GTGTTTGAATTTGAGGATAGAGTGGAGTTTCCAGAGAGAAACCTGGATATTTTAACCGTCGGCGAGATGCTCATCGATATGATCTCCGAGGAATACGGCGATTCGTTTGAAAGCCGGACATACGGTAAATTTTTTGGAGGGTCGCCCTCCAATATCGCTATGAATGTGAAGCGGCTCGGGGCTCGTCCGCTTGTCGCTTCGGCGGTGGGAGCCGACGGGCTCGGTCATTTCCTGATTGAGCATTTGAAGGAGGCCGGGATAGATACACGCTGTGTGCAGCAGGTGGAGGAGTCGACGAGCATGGTGGTGATCACCAAGAGCCGCGCGACGCCGATCCCGATCTTTTACCGGGGGGCCGATTATCAGCTGGCGTATACAACAGAGCTGAAGGAGGCGTTGGAGCGGACGAAGATTGTCCATTTTTCCTGCTGGCCCTTGTCGAGAAAGCCTGTGAGGCAGACGATGGAAGAGGTGATCCGGGATGCCGGGCGTAATGGGGTGCTCATCTGCTTTGATCCCAACTACCACCCGATGTTATGGGAGAAAGGGGAGGACGGCGCCCTTTATGTCAAATCCATCCTGCGTCACGTAGATATCGTCAAGCCGTCGGAGGACGATGCGCAGCGGTTATTCGGGCCCGATACGCCGGAGAACCAGCTCCGGAAGTTTCTGGACCTTGGCGTCAAGCTGGTGATCCTCACTCTGGGCAAGGACGGCGCTCTGGTCTCTAACGGAAAGGAGACGGTGAAATTCGACACCCTGGCCAAGGATGTGGCGGATACGACGGGCGCGGGTGACGCGTTCTGGTCCGGTTTTTATGCCGCGCTGGTCAAAGGTTATCCCATTCGCAGGGCGCTGAAGTTCGGGATGGCGGTAAGCGCCTATAAGCTGCAGTATATGGGGGCGGTCGTCGATTTGCCGAGGCTTGAGGAATTTGAACAACGTTATCAGATATAG
- a CDS encoding carbohydrate ABC transporter permease: MAGTKAYSGWVKTVVLSLLLVLFVFPFLLLLLNSFKENTAITSNPLGLPESFDLANYSKAFDYMNYFGSFFNSLIITVCSVLIISLFAAMTAHYFVRNNTKFSQYTFLMMVASMIIPFQAIMIPLVKIYGSLNMLDNKWSLIYMYLGFGCSLAVFIYHGFVKGVPAELEEAAQIDGCTRTQTFFRIVFPVLAPTTATISILNVLWIWNDYLLPSLVLISPGNRTLPLSTYSFYGTYSVDYGPLMAGLVLTILPIMIVYLFAQKYIIQGVMQGSIK; the protein is encoded by the coding sequence ATGGCAGGTACGAAAGCTTACTCCGGATGGGTTAAGACGGTGGTTCTCAGTCTGCTGCTGGTTCTCTTTGTGTTTCCGTTTCTCTTGCTCTTGCTTAACTCTTTCAAGGAAAATACCGCGATTACGTCCAATCCGCTGGGGCTTCCGGAGTCGTTCGATTTGGCGAACTACAGCAAAGCGTTTGATTATATGAACTATTTCGGTTCCTTTTTCAACTCGTTGATCATCACCGTGTGCTCGGTCCTGATCATCTCGCTGTTCGCAGCCATGACGGCGCATTATTTTGTCCGGAACAATACGAAATTCAGCCAGTACACGTTTCTGATGATGGTCGCTTCCATGATCATCCCGTTCCAGGCCATCATGATTCCGCTCGTGAAGATTTACGGTTCCCTTAACATGCTGGACAACAAATGGTCGCTGATCTATATGTATCTCGGTTTCGGCTGCTCGCTCGCGGTCTTTATCTATCATGGATTTGTCAAAGGGGTGCCCGCCGAGCTGGAGGAAGCCGCGCAAATCGACGGGTGCACGCGCACGCAGACCTTTTTCCGGATTGTCTTCCCGGTACTTGCCCCGACCACAGCGACCATTTCAATCCTGAATGTCCTGTGGATTTGGAACGATTATCTGCTGCCGTCGCTTGTGCTCATCAGTCCCGGCAACCGGACGCTGCCGCTGTCCACATATTCCTTCTACGGTACGTACTCCGTTGATTACGGACCTTTGATGGCCGGCCTGGTCTTAACGATATTGCCCATCATGATCGTCTATCTCTTCGCCCAGAAATACATTATCCAGGGAGTGATGCAGGGATCGATCAAATAA
- a CDS encoding LacI family DNA-binding transcriptional regulator, whose product MATIHDVALKAGVSVTTVSRVMNNRGYISETTRSKVYQAMNELNYQPNEIARSLLRKQSNILGLIIPNVSHPFFSQLADRVEYYADMEGYKVLLCNSQMDPSKERDYIEMLKRNRVDGIIMGSHTLEIEEYQNLRSPIVTIDRKIDEEIPCLSSDNYRGGQLAAELLVAKGCRKIAHICGNLDLKMLSNQRTDAFLDVVGRAGVGHLVVQTDMNVFNESLYSELLHTLLESNPDIDGIFATSDILAAYALKECIRAGKRVPEDVRIVGYDDVGAARWLTPELTTIRQPIDELGHQAVRLLHRQIEGEQVSFNNVLSVELVERETT is encoded by the coding sequence ATGGCGACCATTCATGATGTGGCATTAAAAGCAGGGGTATCGGTAACAACCGTCTCCCGTGTTATGAATAATAGGGGATACATCAGCGAGACGACCCGCAGCAAGGTGTATCAGGCAATGAATGAACTGAACTATCAGCCCAATGAAATTGCGCGTTCCCTGCTTCGCAAGCAGTCGAATATTCTGGGATTGATCATTCCCAACGTCTCGCATCCCTTTTTCAGCCAGCTGGCGGATCGGGTGGAGTACTACGCGGATATGGAAGGATACAAGGTTCTGCTCTGCAATTCCCAAATGGATCCTTCCAAAGAACGGGATTATATCGAAATGCTGAAGCGGAACCGGGTGGATGGAATCATTATGGGCAGCCATACGCTTGAGATTGAAGAATACCAGAATCTTCGTTCTCCAATTGTTACGATTGACCGGAAAATCGACGAGGAGATCCCCTGTCTCAGCTCGGACAATTACCGGGGAGGACAACTGGCGGCCGAGCTTCTTGTGGCCAAAGGCTGTCGTAAGATCGCCCACATTTGCGGCAACCTGGATCTGAAGATGCTGTCCAATCAGCGGACCGACGCTTTCCTGGACGTAGTAGGCAGGGCGGGAGTGGGCCATCTGGTCGTTCAGACCGATATGAACGTGTTCAACGAATCGCTGTACAGTGAACTTCTGCATACGCTGCTGGAATCCAATCCGGACATCGACGGTATTTTTGCTACAAGCGATATCCTGGCCGCCTATGCGCTTAAGGAATGCATTAGGGCCGGCAAAAGAGTTCCGGAGGACGTGCGTATCGTTGGGTACGACGACGTCGGGGCGGCGCGCTGGCTGACACCAGAACTGACGACGATCCGGCAGCCGATCGATGAATTGGGCCATCAGGCGGTTCGGCTTCTTCACAGACAAATCGAAGGAGAACAAGTGAGCTTTAACAATGTGCTTTCCGTTGAGCTGGTCGAAAGAGAGACCACATGA
- a CDS encoding ABC transporter substrate-binding protein has protein sequence MKKTRWVKGIACTAALSLVLAGCGGNANSGDSAESSAKGSAKEVKITLLNSKSEIQTQLEEAAKTFHQDHPDITLEIMAAPNGTSPFEKASTLYASGNPPTMMMLDTADVEKFKDRILDLSGEKWNADAVENATSYTTYDGKNYGFPFSIEGYGFIYNKKVLDQAVGGTFDPSTVQTTADLEKLFKQIEASGKKALIISPMDWSLGAHFLPLAYAGQSKDMAEVDKFIESLKAGSVDLAQNKVFNGLMDTFDIMMKYNIDQKSPLSGAYERGGEMLGKGEVGLWFQGNWAWPQIQSFDTTSGAYAFLPVPISNNPSDYGNQEISSAVSKRIVIDKEESTPEQQEAAKAFLNWIVYEQNGQDFLVNKASIIPAFKNITLPAADPLGKSIQDYIAKGKSEPSMSLMPADHWSVVGASMQKYLSGAGDRAALAKEIGDYWKNLK, from the coding sequence ATGAAAAAGACTAGATGGGTCAAAGGAATTGCCTGCACTGCAGCTCTCTCTCTCGTTCTTGCCGGTTGCGGCGGAAATGCCAACAGCGGAGACAGCGCTGAAAGCTCGGCCAAGGGTTCTGCGAAAGAGGTTAAGATCACCCTGCTAAACTCGAAGAGCGAAATACAAACCCAGCTGGAGGAGGCCGCCAAAACATTCCATCAGGACCACCCGGATATTACGCTGGAAATCATGGCTGCACCTAATGGCACATCTCCTTTTGAAAAGGCTTCCACGCTGTATGCATCCGGAAACCCGCCAACCATGATGATGCTGGATACAGCTGACGTTGAGAAATTCAAGGACCGCATTCTCGATCTGAGCGGCGAGAAATGGAATGCGGATGCGGTAGAGAATGCGACTTCCTACACTACTTATGACGGCAAAAATTACGGCTTTCCTTTCTCGATTGAAGGCTATGGCTTCATCTATAACAAGAAGGTGCTGGATCAAGCGGTAGGCGGTACCTTCGATCCGTCCACCGTTCAGACGACTGCAGACCTGGAGAAGCTGTTCAAGCAGATTGAAGCATCCGGCAAGAAGGCCCTGATCATCTCTCCGATGGACTGGTCGCTTGGCGCGCACTTCCTGCCTCTTGCCTATGCGGGCCAAAGCAAGGATATGGCCGAGGTCGACAAGTTCATTGAATCGCTCAAGGCGGGGAGCGTGGACCTCGCCCAGAACAAAGTCTTTAACGGCTTGATGGATACCTTCGACATCATGATGAAATACAACATCGACCAGAAATCGCCGCTGTCCGGCGCTTACGAGCGCGGAGGTGAAATGCTGGGCAAAGGCGAAGTCGGGCTCTGGTTCCAGGGCAACTGGGCATGGCCGCAAATCCAAAGCTTTGATACTACCAGTGGCGCTTACGCCTTCCTGCCGGTTCCGATTAGCAACAATCCGTCGGATTACGGCAACCAGGAAATCTCCTCGGCGGTCTCCAAACGCATCGTAATCGATAAAGAAGAGAGCACGCCGGAGCAGCAGGAGGCGGCCAAGGCCTTCCTCAACTGGATTGTGTATGAACAAAATGGCCAGGATTTCCTGGTGAACAAAGCCAGCATTATTCCGGCTTTCAAGAACATTACGCTTCCGGCGGCCGATCCGCTGGGCAAGTCCATCCAGGACTATATCGCCAAAGGCAAGTCGGAGCCGTCGATGAGCCTGATGCCGGCTGACCACTGGTCTGTTGTCGGCGCCTCTATGCAGAAATACCTGAGCGGAGCCGGCGACCGCGCGGCCCTGGCGAAAGAAATCGGAGATTACTGGAAGAATCTGAAGTAA
- the gtfA gene encoding sucrose phosphorylase, with the protein MAVNNQVQLITYPDSMGGDLERLNHVLERYFADIFKGGVHILPPFPSSGDRGFAPLTYLEIEPSFGTWEEIKAIGEKYDVLLDLMVNHISRQSAYFQDFLHQGRRSPYADLFLTLDKIWEDGRPVPEDIAKMFLRRSLPYSTFTIKETGEEEKVWTTFGKTDPSEQIDLDIHSEMVKSLLKEIFENFKRNKVKIVRLDAVGYVIKKLGTSCFFVEPDIYEFLDWIKELADSLEIELLPEVHAHYSIQYKLAEHGFWIYDFILPYRILDTLVNKNSEALLDYLRTRPAKQFTMLDCHDGIPVKPDLDDLIDTKEARKLVDICVERGANLSLILSDEHKDRDGFDVHQIRCSFYSVLNCDDDAYLAARAIQFFTPGIPQVYYVGLLAGENDMDSVRQTGEGREINRHNFSVEEIERSLEKKAVQRLLQLIRFRNGYGAFNGEFRVLDSAKDEVRLEWSKGNLRCTLNVNLSANRSVIEYADEEGQNVRYEV; encoded by the coding sequence ATGGCGGTCAACAACCAAGTACAGCTGATTACGTATCCCGACTCGATGGGCGGGGACTTAGAGCGGCTGAATCATGTGCTGGAGCGGTATTTTGCGGATATTTTCAAGGGCGGTGTCCACATTCTTCCCCCCTTTCCTTCGTCGGGAGACAGAGGGTTCGCTCCGCTGACGTATCTGGAGATCGAGCCAAGCTTCGGAACATGGGAAGAGATCAAAGCTATTGGGGAAAAGTACGATGTTCTGCTGGACCTGATGGTCAATCATATTTCGCGGCAGTCGGCATATTTTCAGGATTTTCTGCACCAAGGAAGACGTTCGCCTTATGCGGATCTGTTTCTGACGCTGGATAAAATATGGGAGGACGGAAGGCCGGTACCGGAGGACATCGCCAAAATGTTTCTGCGGCGGAGCCTGCCGTATTCCACCTTCACCATCAAGGAGACCGGAGAAGAGGAGAAGGTGTGGACCACCTTCGGAAAGACCGATCCGTCCGAGCAGATCGACCTCGATATTCATTCAGAGATGGTCAAGAGCCTGCTGAAGGAGATCTTCGAGAATTTCAAGCGAAACAAGGTCAAGATTGTCAGACTGGATGCCGTAGGTTATGTCATTAAAAAACTCGGTACCAGCTGCTTCTTCGTGGAACCGGATATTTATGAATTCCTGGACTGGATCAAGGAGCTGGCTGACTCGCTTGAAATCGAGCTTCTTCCGGAGGTTCATGCCCATTACAGCATTCAATACAAGTTGGCGGAGCACGGATTCTGGATTTATGACTTTATTCTGCCCTACCGCATCCTCGATACGCTGGTGAACAAGAACAGTGAAGCACTGCTTGATTATTTGCGGACGCGTCCGGCGAAGCAGTTCACCATGCTGGACTGCCATGACGGCATCCCCGTGAAGCCCGATCTCGATGATCTCATCGATACGAAGGAGGCGCGGAAGCTGGTCGATATTTGCGTGGAGCGCGGCGCCAACCTCAGCCTCATTCTATCCGATGAGCATAAAGACAGAGACGGGTTCGATGTCCACCAGATCCGCTGCTCGTTCTACTCGGTCCTGAACTGCGACGACGACGCCTATCTGGCGGCCCGGGCTATCCAGTTCTTTACGCCGGGCATTCCGCAGGTGTATTATGTAGGGCTTCTGGCCGGCGAGAATGATATGGACAGCGTGCGGCAGACGGGGGAAGGCCGGGAAATCAACCGGCATAACTTCAGCGTGGAGGAGATCGAGCGATCGCTGGAGAAGAAGGCCGTGCAGCGGCTGCTTCAGCTGATCCGGTTCCGTAACGGGTATGGGGCCTTTAACGGGGAGTTCCGGGTGCTGGACTCCGCCAAAGATGAAGTCCGGCTCGAATGGAGCAAAGGGAATCTGCGCTGCACCCTGAATGTAAATCTCTCCGCCAATCGGTCTGTCATCGAATATGCGGATGAGGAAGGCCAGAACGTACGATACGAGGTATAG